A genomic window from Oryctolagus cuniculus chromosome 12, mOryCun1.1, whole genome shotgun sequence includes:
- the TBPL2 gene encoding TATA box-binding protein-like 2 — MYTPSPANPEAAFNPHPGDAKETAEDFSSVDLSFLPDELTQENKGQAVLRNKLEMEDSCENDGLRSRLPSPSEQDAGLDSENSRLLNAHAQLPAGGAGSVQPPPEKPSSDPLPLASITPMTPMTPVSECSGIVPQLQNIVSTVNLACKLDLKKIALHAKNAEYNPKRFAAVIMRIREPRTTALIFSSGKMVCTGAKSEEQSRLAARKYARVVQKLGYPARFLDFKIQNMVGSCDVRFPIRLEGLVLTHQQFSSYEPELFPGLIYRMVKPRIVLLIFVSGKVVLTGAKERSEIYEAFENIYPILKGFKKA, encoded by the exons ATGTACACACCTAGTCCGGCCAATCCAGAGGCTGCCTTTAACCCACATCCCGGAGACGCCAAAGAGACAGCTGAGGACTTCTCATCTGTGGATCTCAGCTTCCTACCAGATGAACTTACCCAAGAAAACAAAGGCCAGGCTGTGCTTAGAAACAAGCTTGAGATGGAAGACAGTTGTGAAAATGACGGTCTACGGAGCAGGCTGCCGTCACCCAGCGAGCAGGACGCTGGGCTGGACTCAGAGAACAGCCGTTTGCTGAATGCCCACGCGCAGCTTCCGGCTGGGGGTGCTGGCTCGGTCCAGCCCCCTCCTGAGAAACCCAGCTCCGACCCCTTGCCTCTGGCGTCCATAACTCCCATGACGCCGATGACCCCTGtttcagaatgttctggaattgtGCCGCAACTCCA GAACATAGTTTCCACTGTAAACCTGGCCTGTAAACTGGATCTGAAGAAAATAGCTCTGCATGCAAAAAATGCAGAATATAACCCAAAG AGGTTTGCTGCTGTCATCATGAGGATCCGAGAGCCCCGGACGACGGCCCTCATATTTAGCTCTGGCAAAATGGTCTGCACGGGAGCCAAAAG cGAAGAGCAGTCTCGACTCGCAGCGAGGAAGTACGCCCGCGTGGTGCAGAAGCTCGGGTACCCCGCCAGATTCCTCGACTTCAAAATTCAGAACATGGTCGGGAGCTGTGATGTGCGATTTCCCATCAGGCTGGAGGGCTTGGTGCTAACCCATCAGCAGTTCAGTAG TTACGAACCTGAGCTGTTTCCAGGCCTTATTTACAGAATGGTAAAACCAAGGATTGTGTTGCTTATCTTTGTATCTGGAAAAGTTGTGTTGACAG